One Doryrhamphus excisus isolate RoL2022-K1 chromosome 17, RoL_Dexc_1.0, whole genome shotgun sequence genomic region harbors:
- the tpi1b gene encoding triosephosphate isomerase B: MSRKFFVGGNWKMNGDKKSLGELIQTLNAANVDPNVEVVCGAPSIYLDFARSKLDAKFGVAAQNCYKVPKGAFTGEISPAMIKDCGVHWVILGHSERRHVFGESDELIGQKTAHALESGLGVIACIGEKLDEREGGITEKVVFAQTKVIADNVKDWSKVVLAYEPVWAIGTGKTASPQQAQEVHEKLRAWLKTNVSEAVANSVRIIYGGSVTGGTCKELGSQKDVDGFLVGGASLKPEFVDIINAKI, from the exons ATGAGCAGGAAGTTCTTCGTCGGTGGAAACTGGAAGATGAACGGCGACAAGAAGAGCCTCGGAGAGCTCATTCAAACCTTGAATGCGGCCAATGTGGACCCTAATGTCG AGGTTGTGTGCGGCGCCCCGTCTATCTACTTAGACTTTGCCAGGTCCAAACTGGACGCCAAGTTCGGCGTGGCTGCTCAGAACTGCTACAAAGTCCCCAAGGGGGCCTTCACTGGGGAGATCAG CCCTGCGATGATCAAGGACTGTGGCGTCCACTGGGTTATACTGGGACACTCTGAGAGGCGTCACGTCTTCGGGGAGAGCGACGAG CTCATCGGTCAGAAGACGGCCCACGCTCTGGAGAGCGGCCTTGGCGTGATTGCCTGCATTGGTGAGAAGTTGGATGAGAGAGAAGGCGGCATCACCGAGAAGGTTGTTTTTGCACAGACCAAGGTCATCGCAG ATAACGTAAAGGACTGGAGCAAGGTGGTGCTTGCCTATGAACCCGTGTGGGCCATCGGCACGGGCAAGACTGCCTCCCCCCAGCAG GCTCAGGAGGTCCATGAGAAGCTGAGGGCATGGCTGAAGACCAACGTGTCTGAAGCTGTCGCCAACTCTGTGAGGATCATCTACGGAG GTTCTGTGACCGGCGGCACCTGCAAGGAACTTGGCTCCCAGAAGGACGTGGATGGTTTCCTTGTGGGCGGAGCCTCCCTCAAGCCAGAGTTTGTCGACATTATTAACGCCAAGATTTAA
- the LOC131105533 gene encoding zinc finger protein 431-like: MMSLKAFLNERLLAVADEIFGAVEKTIDEYKEEICRMKDLEIGRLRMQLRLLKPDPLIGVQLQEHTRYPLPPPPPLSPPPPPPPQQQQNDAAADMEAPHSAEEASSSNLEQPREPARVKTEPHRNHKEFWLGHSSEEQLEDLESDIKDFMSSASNVKNSLQDFPSLPFYLYHNNIGEEAKEKPYSCSVCEKRFANCSHLAAHIRTHTGERPYRCDICRKSFVTTSALNRHQTIHTEGKHYVCIYCSKAFKWMESLGRHVRIAHKRLNVPE, from the exons ATGATGTCTTTAAAGGCTTTTCTCAACGAGAGACTGTTGGCGGTGGCGGATGAGATATTCGGGGCCGTCGAGAAGACAATAGACGAGTACAAAGAGGAGATTTGCCGTATGAAGGACCTGGAAATCGGTCGCCTTAGAATGCAGCTGAGGCTCCTGAAGCCAG ATCCATTGATCGGTGTCCAGCTGCAGGAGCACACACGTTACcccctgcctcctcctcctcctctttctcctcctcctcctcctcctccacaacAGCAACAGAATGATGCAGCAGCAGACATGGAGGCCCCACACAGTGCAGAAGAAGCCAGCAGCAGCAACTTGGAGCAACCCAGGGAGCCTGCTCGAGTGAAGACGGAGCCCCACAGGAACCACAAGGAGTTCTGGCTGGGCCATAGCTCAGAGGAACAACTGGAGGATCTGGAGTCGGACATAAAAGACTTCATGTCCTCTGCCTCCAATGTGAAGAACAGTCTCCAGGACTTCCCTTCATTGCCCTTTTATTTGTACCACAACAATATCGGGGAGGAAGCCAAGGAGAAGCCGTACAGCTGCAGTGTTTGCGAGAAGCGCTTCGCCAACTGCTCTCACCTGGCGGCTCACATCAGGACGCACACGGGCGAGAGGCCCTACAGGTGTGACATATGCAGGAAGAGCTTTGTCACCACCAGTGCCCTCAACAGGCACCAGACCATACACACCGAGGGCAAACACTACGTGTGCATTTACTGCAGTAAAGCCTTTAAATGGATGGAGTCTCTCGGCAGGCATGTGAGGATTGCGCACAAGAGACTTAACGTCCCTGAATGA